One part of the Peromyscus leucopus breed LL Stock chromosome 19, UCI_PerLeu_2.1, whole genome shotgun sequence genome encodes these proteins:
- the Zbtb7c gene encoding zinc finger and BTB domain-containing protein 7C — protein MANDIDELIGIPFPNHSSEVLCSLNEQRHAGLLCDVLLVVQEQEYRTHRSVLAACSKYFKKLFTAGSLASQPYVYEIDFVQPEALAAILEFAYTSTLTITASNVKHILNAARMLEIQCIVNVCLEIMEPGSNGGEEDDKEEDDDDEDDDEEEDEEEEEEEEEEEDDTEDFADQENLPDPQDINCPQSPSETDHLTEKAYSDTPRDFPDSFQPGSPGHLGVIRDFSIESLLRENLYPKANIPDRKPSLSPFAPEFFPHLWPGDFGAFAQLPDQPMDGGPLDLVIKNRKIKEEEKEELAPPPPPPFPSDFFKDMFPDLPGGPLGPIKAENDYGAYLNFLSATHLGSLFPPWPLVEERKLKPKASQQCPICHKVIMGAGKLPRHMRTHTGEKPYMCSICEVRFTRQDKLKIHMRKHTGERPYLCIHCNAKFVHNYDLKNHMRIHTGVRPYQCEFCYKSFTRSDHLHRHIKRQSCRMARPRRGRKPAAWRAASLLFGPGGPTPDKAAFVMPPTLGDVGGHLGGAAVCLPGPSPAKHFLAAPKGALSLQELERQFEETQMKLFGRAQLEAQRNAGGLLALALAENVAATRPYFPLPDPWAAGLASLPGLTGLNHVASMSEANN, from the exons ATGGCCAATGACATTGATGAGCTTATCGGCATCCCTTTCCCCAACCACAGCAGCGAGGTGCTGTGCAGCCTCAATGAGCAGCGGCATGCAGGGCTGCTGTGCGACGTGCTGCTGGTGGTTCAGGAGCAGGAGTACCGAACGCACCGCTCAGTGCTGGCTGCCTGCAGCAAGTATTTCAAGAAGCTCTTCACAGCCGGgagcctggccagccagccctatGTCTATGAGATTGACTTTGTCCAGCCTGAGGCTCTGGCCGCCATCCTGGAGTTTGCCTACACCTCCACACTCACCATCACCGCCTCCAACGTCAAGCACATCCTCAATGCTGCCAGGATGCTGGAGATCCAGTGCATCGTGAATGTGTGCCTGGAGATCATGGAGCCTGGCAGCAACGGTGGTGAGGAGGACGACAAGGAGGAGGATGACGACGATGAAGATGAcgatgaggaggaggatgaagaggaggaagaagaagaggaagaggaggaggatgacacAGAGGACTTTGCCGACCAGGAGAACTTGCCTGACCCCCAGGACATCAACTGCCCCCAAAGCCCCTCCGAGACAGACCATCTCACAGAGAAGGCCTACTCAGACACACCCAGGGACTTCCCCGACTCCTTCCAGCCCGGCAGCCCTGGCCATCTGGGAGTGATCCGGGACTTCTCCATTGAATCTCTGCTGAGGGAGAACTTGTACCCCAAAGCCAACATCCCTGACAGAAAACCCTCCTTATCTCCGTTTGCCCCAGAATTCTTCCCGCACCTCTGGCCAGGGGACTTTGGTGCCTTTGCCCAGCTGCCTGATCAGCCCATGGACGGTGGGCCACTGGATCTAGTCATCAAGAACCGCAAaatcaaggaggaggagaaggaggagctagccccacccccgccccctcccttccctagTGACTTCTTCAAGGACATGTTTCCCGACCTGCCTGGCGGCCCACTGGGCCCCATCAAGGCAGAGAATGACTATGGTGCCTATCTCAACTTCCTGAGTGCCACCCACCTGGGGAGCCTCTTCCCACCCTGGCCGCTGGTGGAGGAGCGCAAGCTGAAGCCCAAGGCCTCCCAGCAGTGCCCCATCTGCCACAAGGTCATCATGGGGGCTGGGAAGCTGCCTCGGCACATGAGGACCCACACCGGGGAGAAGCCGTACATGTGCAGCATCTGCGAGGTCCGCTTTACCAG GCAGGACAAGTTGAAGATCCACATGCGGAAGCACACGGGGGAGCGGCCCTATCTGTGCATTCACTGCAACGCCAAGTTCGTGCACAACTACGACCTCAAGAACCACATGCGCATCCACACGGGCGTGCGGCCCTACCAGTGCGAGTTCTGCTACAAGAGCTTCACGCGCTCCGACCACCTGCACCGCCACATCAAGCGACAGAGCTGTCGCATGGCGCGGCCCCGGCGCGGCCGCAAGCCCGCCGCCTGGAGGGCCGCCAGCCTGCTCTTCGGGCCGGGTGGCCCCACGCCCGACAAGGCGGCCTTCGTGATGCCACCCACGCTGGGTGACGTGGGGGGCCACCTGGGCGGCGCGGCGGTGTGCCTCCCGGGCCCCAGCCCCGCCAAGCACTTCCTAGCGGCCCCCAAGGGCGCCCTGAGCCTGCAGGAGCTGGAGCGGCAGTTCGAGGAGACGCAGATGAAGCTGTTCGGACGTGCGCAGCTCGAGGCCCAGAGGAACGCAGGCGGcctcctggccctggccctggccgaGAACGTGGCCGCCACGCGGCCCTACTTCCCGCTCCCCGACCCCTGGGCAGCCGGCCTGGCCAGCCTCCCCGGGCTCACTGGCCTCAACCACGTGGCCTCCATGTCTGAAGCCAACAACTAG